The region CCGCCGAACTCGTCAAAATGGTCACCGAACTCATCCTCGAGCGCGAAATGCTCATGGGCGAATTCCGCTCCCAGTCCCACCTGCACGAGCAGTTCGCCACCCTGCTGCTGTCCGAGCACGCCGCCGCCAGCTACGCTCAGCTAGAGGCCAGGGCCAAACTGCTCAAATTTGACCTTGCCCTGCCCCGCCTCGTTGCCGTCGCCAACGTCCGCCCCCTCCTCGAAAGCGCCTACCACCAGTACGGCGCCCACGACCTCGTATCCGCCCGCACCCAGGAAAGCCTCCTCCAGCTCCTCGGCGCCTCCGACCTCGTCGCCCCCGAAGACATGGTCGCCTTCCTCGAAAACAGAATGATCATCCTCAAACACTTCGCCCGCGCCACCGCCTCCCAGGCAATCGGCGAATGGGGCGATGCCCTCGTCCGCCTAGTAAATGCCGGCAATCCCGCCGCCTCTCTCCACCTCGGCCTCGGCAGCCTGGTCGGCTCGCCCCTCAAACTCCACGATTCTTACCAGGAAGCCCTCTACGCCCTCGACAACCCGCCCGGCGACGGCGCCGTCGCCTCCATCTACGACTTTGCCCTGCTCACCGCCTACCTCCTGCAAAGCCCCCGCGGCCTCGCCGCCTGCGAAGCCGTCAAAGCCCTCCGGGAAAAGCTCACCGCCCGGCTCGACGCCAAATACGACATGCGCAACACCGTCCGCCGCCTCCTCGACAACAACCTCAACCTCTCCCTCACCGCCAAGGCCCTCTTCATCCATCGCAACACCCTCGTCTTCCGCCTCAAAAAACTCGAACAACTTACCGGCCTCAGCCCTGGCCGGGATGTTAACCATGCCATCCTTTGCAAAATCCTCTGCAGCTGAACTCCCAGGCGGCCGATAATACTCCATCTGCAGCGTTGTTCCTCGGCTGCCATCCTCAGCGTACGTTCGTGTACGCTTCCGGTGTCATCCTCCGGTACGCCTTGCATCTGGGGCATTCTCGGCCACCTGGGGCTAGTGCCTCAAACTTCATCGGCAAAGCAAAAGCGGCGGCCATACGGCTGCCGCTTTTGCGCCCCCTATCCGCGCCTTTCGGTCAGCGGGCCGGCAGGTAGGGCGGGTAAATAATTCGGAAAACAACTGGAAATAATTGCAAGAATTATATACATAATAAATACCATATATGGTAAAATATACTAAACATCAATCTGTCATCAAGGAGGGTACCAATGAAAAAAGTCCTTATCGGCCTGCTCGTCATCGCCGCCCTTTCGCTGGTCTTCACCGGCTGCGGCGGCGGGGGAGGGGGAGGGGGAGGGGGCGGCAGTCCCACCACCGGCGCCATCGTACATTTCAACTGCGTAGATCAAAACGGCAATCCCGAAGGAGCGGGGTACACCATGTACTTTACCGACCCGAACGGGCGCGAGCGGTCCGGCACCGTCGACGGGTCCAACAAACTAACCGTCATCTGCGACATCGCCGGTCCCTACACCTTTACCAGGATGAGTTACCAGGGTAAAACCGCCAATATCACCCCGCCTCTCCCCACCTTCACCGTCACCGCCGCTGATGTCGCCAACAAAACGGAATTTTGGTACACCCTCGTCGGCTATCTCGACGGCCACTTCGAAATCAAGACGGACCGATAACACCGGCCGCCAACCCCACCTTCTGCGTTACCTCAAGACCCTGCCTGCAGCCCAGGCGGGGTTTTTAGGTTGCAAAACAAAATATTAATTACAAAAAAAGGAATTTAAGAAAAATAATGGAAATATATGGATTGAAGGCCGAATTTGTCTATCGCTAACCGGTATCGTCGAATCCACCGACAAACCAGAACAGGAGAACGAAAGTGCTGGTCATCGACCGTTACTTGCTCACATCCCTGGCAAAACCGCTCATCCTGTCCATCGCCGGCCTGTCGCTGCTCTTCCTCAGCTCGGCCATCTTCGAGATGGGCACCTACCTGATCGTCCGCCGGGTCCATCCGTACCTCGTCGGCCTGCTGCTGCTATACAAGCTGCCGTCCGTCCTAGTCGCCACCCTGCCGATGGGCAGCCTGTTCGCCATGCTCTTCGTCCTCGGCAAAATGGCCCGCGACCGTGAACTCATGATCGTCCGCATGTCCGGACTGCGCACCGGCCGCATCCTTCTGCCCTATCTGGCGGTGGCCGTGCTGCTGAGCGGCCTGTCCCACCTCCTTAACGAAGCCGTCGTCGTAAAGGTCAACGGCAGAGCGGCCGAGATCGTCCGCCGCATCATCTTCGACACCCCGCCCCCCGAACTGATGCAGAACGTCTTCTTCGCCGACAAAGACCGACGATACTATATCGGCCACATCGCCCCGGCCACGAAAACCCTGCGCGGCGTCATGATATTCGAGCTCAAGGAAGGCAAAATGAGCCGCCTCATCACCGCCGAGTACGGCTTCGCCGCCAGCGAGGACTGGCTTCTCCACAACGCCGTCGCGTACGAATTCGACCCGCAGGGCCGGCTCCGATACCAGGCGGCGTCCGCCGAACTCACCGTCACCGGGGCCCGTCCCGGCGAACACGTCTTCCGGGTCGGCAAATCCGCGGACGACATGACCAGCGGCGAGCTGCGCCGCTTCATCGACGACCTGCGCGTCAAAGGCATCCACACGCTGTCCTACGAGGTCGACTACCATCTCAAAAGCGCCATGTCCGTCACCCCGCTCGTCTTCGCCCTCTTCGGCGCGCCGCTGATCAGCAGGGTCAAAAGTCACGAGAAAGTCTACACCGCGCTCCTGTGCGTCACCATCGTCACCGGCTACTACGTCATCGCCTCCCTATCGGCGGCCGCGGGTCGCGCCAGCCTCCTGCCGCCCCTCTGGGCCGCCTGGGCGCCGCCGGTCGGCTTTTCCCTGCTGGGGCTCGCCCTCCTGCGGCGGGCCGACGATGTTTAGGCGCGGCCGGGCGGCCCTCGCCGCCTGCCTGCTGGCCGCCGCCCTCGCCTTCAGGCCGGGCCCGGCCCACGGCTCCGGCCCGCCCGAAAGCCTACAGGCCGATACCATCCGCTACGAGGAGAAGGACAATCGCCTCACAGCCGCCGGCAACGTTCTTTTCGTCGACGGCGACTACCGGTTAACCGCCGCCGCGGCCAGCTACGACATCGACGGCGAAACCCTCCGGGCGAACGGCGCGGTCGTCTTCACCGTCGCCGCCTTCAACGCCAAAGGCGAAACCGCTGTCCTGCAGGCCGAAAACATCACCTTCGACCGGGACCATGAGAAGGCGCGGGCCGAAAACGGCGTCGTCCTCACCATCGGCGGCACCGTCGTCACCGGACAAACGCTCGAATACGATCGCGCCGCCGGCCGGCTCACCGTCAACGGCGCCGTCGCCGTCCGCCGCGACGCCGACAGCCCCGTCCACGGCGACTCGCTCGTGTACGACACCGCGCTCAGCCGGGGTACGATCGCCAACTTCGCCACCGCCGTCGTCAGCGAAGGGGTTGAATACGCCACCGCCGGCAAAGCTCTTACCTTCGGCGACGACAAGACCGAGATGTCCGCCGCCGTCGTCACCACCTGCGACCGCCTCAGGCCTCACTACACCCTGCGCGTCGGCAAAGTCGAACATTACCACGACAAAAAACTCGTCCTGTCCGACTCCCAGTATTGGCAGGGCGACAAAAAACTCCTCGCCGCCAAAAAGACGGTCGTCGCCATCCGCGACGGCGAGCCCGTCCTGCCCGTCACCGGTTACAACGACCAGGACGGCTGGTACATCAGGACCCGCGAATACTACGACCTCGCCGGCAAGGACTACGGCGTGGTCTACGCCGACTACATGGCCTGGCGCGGTCTGGGGGTGGGCGTTCGCGAGTTCCGCCACGACAAGGCCGGCGTCCTGCGCAACGAATACTCCCTCTACGCCTCGCGCAAACCGTGGGCCGCCAATCAGATCGTCCAGGGTGAATGGCGCAGCGCCGGCGGTAGCCGCAGCCAGCTCATCTCCTTCCGCAGCGAGGAAAACGACTGGCGGGGCGCCGGCGACCTGCTGTCGGCCAACTGGTATTTGATGGACGCCGGCAAGACCGCGAAAACCGTCGCCGAAGCCAGCGCCAGCCGCCAGATAGGCAGCGCCACCTTCACCAGCATCCGCCTCGGCCAGACCATCGGCCTCGACAAGGAAGTCCGGGGCTTCTGGGACTACAGCGCCACCCGCAACCTCGCCTGGAGCGGCTACAAATACACCGACCGCACCTTCGACACCAGGCTGGAATGGACCAAGCCCGGCTA is a window of Selenomonadales bacterium 4137-cl DNA encoding:
- a CDS encoding sugar diacid recognition domain-containing protein translates to MILTGELAQQIVDNIMPIVHQNVNIMNDAGIIIGSGQKHRLGTFHKGARDVIDTGAVVEIYPEDLARYPGSLPGLNWPIALGAQIIGVVGVTGHPDAVRNTAELVKMVTELILEREMLMGEFRSQSHLHEQFATLLLSEHAAASYAQLEARAKLLKFDLALPRLVAVANVRPLLESAYHQYGAHDLVSARTQESLLQLLGASDLVAPEDMVAFLENRMIILKHFARATASQAIGEWGDALVRLVNAGNPAASLHLGLGSLVGSPLKLHDSYQEALYALDNPPGDGAVASIYDFALLTAYLLQSPRGLAACEAVKALREKLTARLDAKYDMRNTVRRLLDNNLNLSLTAKALFIHRNTLVFRLKKLEQLTGLSPGRDVNHAILCKILCS
- a CDS encoding LptF/LptG family permease, which gives rise to MLVIDRYLLTSLAKPLILSIAGLSLLFLSSAIFEMGTYLIVRRVHPYLVGLLLLYKLPSVLVATLPMGSLFAMLFVLGKMARDRELMIVRMSGLRTGRILLPYLAVAVLLSGLSHLLNEAVVVKVNGRAAEIVRRIIFDTPPPELMQNVFFADKDRRYYIGHIAPATKTLRGVMIFELKEGKMSRLITAEYGFAASEDWLLHNAVAYEFDPQGRLRYQAASAELTVTGARPGEHVFRVGKSADDMTSGELRRFIDDLRVKGIHTLSYEVDYHLKSAMSVTPLVFALFGAPLISRVKSHEKVYTALLCVTIVTGYYVIASLSAAAGRASLLPPLWAAWAPPVGFSLLGLALLRRADDV
- a CDS encoding LptA/OstA family protein, which encodes MFRRGRAALAACLLAAALAFRPGPAHGSGPPESLQADTIRYEEKDNRLTAAGNVLFVDGDYRLTAAAASYDIDGETLRANGAVVFTVAAFNAKGETAVLQAENITFDRDHEKARAENGVVLTIGGTVVTGQTLEYDRAAGRLTVNGAVAVRRDADSPVHGDSLVYDTALSRGTIANFATAVVSEGVEYATAGKALTFGDDKTEMSAAVVTTCDRLRPHYTLRVGKVEHYHDKKLVLSDSQYWQGDKKLLAAKKTVVAIRDGEPVLPVTGYNDQDGWYIRTREYYDLAGKDYGVVYADYMAWRGLGVGVREFRHDKAGVLRNEYSLYASRKPWAANQIVQGEWRSAGGSRSQLISFRSEENDWRGAGDLLSANWYLMDAGKTAKTVAEASASRQIGSATFTSIRLGQTIGLDKEVRGFWDYSATRNLAWSGYKYTDRTFDTRLEWTKPGYVAAISTQEKKNGIDYTPKLAYYTTRSSPWQFAVATAHATSADKSATLQQTDLKTYYRTKPRKIAPGTFVSTVSTASYSSFGATGASDLLLKTNLLKNISEKIYINTSLSLGQGRGYNPLFKTAAVGATRQFDVETDYILDEYHRVNLIVGYDLARRRYRPLLLSLEGRAYPFWNWNLYSEYQPSQSGWNTVGAMLAFDPGSGVTGYIRTEYDLAIGALREASIRLEGLLAKKWSCSVKTDYYSGGAINLSEIQFVKDNHCQDLVVSYYPRQKMFFCQIRLKNPSRSEAKPDA